One genomic segment of Linepithema humile isolate Giens D197 chromosome 5, Lhum_UNIL_v1.0, whole genome shotgun sequence includes these proteins:
- the LOC105669405 gene encoding U4/U6.U5 tri-snRNP-associated protein 1 isoform X1: MGSNKRHKTEKSRDAKKKRHRSRSRSYTPDREKSEKHRHHKKHRRKERKDYDSDVEIVNAPPPPKISKSSHPSTPPPPEISKQRSPSPAKGGASQASLSIEETNKLRAKLGLKPLEIDNTPKEDPNKIKDDLGEFYHKPAPNNSDKVKAQKLREKIGTQKEKRQIESNLSKMKSLGECDSDDDTQSWINKSRHLEEEKKKAEKRAKMLDQLDEEFGIGNLVKEEIHTARNTAYTEKDLKGLKVEHNIETFEEGKTVILTLKDQEVLNENNADLLVNMNMIDNERYKRSVLNKTKKPTYDPYADENFDEYGFSKNKILEKYDEEIEGEKRDNFVLGVNNPVELKRRQVETVKQRLANKKLESLQIAEPKLASEYYNEEELAKFKKPKKKIRKIRTKKVLKADDLVPVENDYLRDLGSRRRKKPEDSKDNESLDIDDLEAPAEDLTGIKLEEDDKELELQLALKKAQRLKEGYPAGIQKTVETIKQETLSSEENQAGNIVLNSTAEFCRTLGDIPTYGLAGNREENGQELMDFELDEIKDEPPANEDEDNGRGAWNTVHLGILRIDENTSEPVVMEAAILDAEPSLGQGVSGALKLAMSKGYLQKEDSNRPSASRFAHLQAQNYSIEDKTYGDDDKFGRRDRFNGPTSDFKEKDGFKPNVKLEYIDDDGHVLSAKEAFRYLSHKFHGKGPGKNKVEKRMKKAEQEVLMKRMSSTDTPLGTLNLLQAKQKETQSPYIVLSGSKQMQTTSIAKTKH; encoded by the exons ATGGGTTCTAACAAACGGCACAAAACCGAAAAATCTCGCGATGCTAAGAAGAAGCGTCATCGCAGTCGTTCCCGAAGTTATACACCTGATCGTGAGAAATCTGAGAAGCATAGACATCACAAAAAGCACAGGAGGAAAGAGCGCAAGGATTATGACAGCGATG ttgaGATTGTTAATGCTCCACCACCaccaaaaatatcaaaatcatCACACCCATCGACGCCTCCACCACCAGAAATTTCCAAACAACGCAGCCCATCTCCTGCTAAAGGTGGAGCATCACAAGCTTCATTATCCATTGAGGAAACCAATAAGCTTCGTGCAAAATTAGGATTAAAGCCGTTAGAGATTGATAATACACCAAAAGAAGatccaaataaaatcaaagatGATTTGGGAGAGTTTTACCATAAACCTGCACCAAATAACAGTGATAAAGTAAAGGCACAGAAGCTAAGAGAAAAGATAGGTACTCAAAAGGAGAAACGACAAATTGagtcaaatttatcaaagatgAAGAGTTTGGGTGAATGTGATTCTGATGACGATACTCAATCATGGATCAACAAATCTAGACACttggaagaagagaaaaagaaagcagaGAAGAGA gcAAAGATGTTAGATCAGTTGGATGAAGAATTTGGAATTGGTAATTTGGTCAAGGAAGAAATACATACTGCTCGTAATACTGCTTATACAGAGAAGGATTTGAAAGGCCTTAAAGTTGAACACAATATT gAAACGTTTGAGGAAGGTAAAACTGTAATCTTAACATTGAAAGATCAAGAagtattaaatgaaaataatgctGATTTACTCGTGAATATGAATATGATTGATAATGAGCGTTACAAACGTAGTGTTTTGAATAAGACTAAGAAACCTACTTACGATCCATATGctgatgaaaattttgatgaatatggattttccaaaaataaaattttggaaaagtaTGATGAGGAAATTGAGGGTGAAAAAAGGGACAATTTTGTATTGGGTGTTAATAATCCAGTAGAATTGAAACGACGTCAAGTAGAAACAGTGAAACAGCGcttagcaaataaaaaactagAATCGCTACAGATTGCAGAACCAAAACTAGCAAGTGAATATTACAACGAAGAAGAACTTGCAAAGTTTAAAAAACCAAAGAAGAAG attcgaaaaattagAACGAAAAAAGTACTCAAGGCCGATGATTTAGTTCCTGTCGAAAATGATTATCTTAGAGATCTTGGAAGTAGGAGAAGGAAAAAACCAGAAGACTCGAAGGATAATGAGTCTTTAGATATCGACGATTTGGAGG CTCCTGCAGAAGATCTTACTGGAATAAAGCTTGAAGAAGATGATAAAGAATTGGAGCTACAGTTGGCTTTAAAGAAAGCTCAGCGATTGAAAGAAGGATATCCAGCTGGAATTCAGAAAACTGTTGAAACAATAAAGCAAGAAACTCTTAGCTCAGAGGAGAACCAAGCTGGAAACATTGTTCTTAATTCTACTGCAGAATTTTGTAGAACTTTAGGTGATATACCCACATACGGACTTGCAGGAAATAGAGAGGAAAATGGACAAGAACTTATG gaTTTCGAATTGGATGAAATTAAAGATGAGCCACCTGCAAATGAGGATGAGGATAATGGTCGTGGTGCTTGGAACACTGTGCATTTAGGTATTTTGCGTATCG aTGAGAACACTTCAGAACCAGTCGTAATGGAGGCGGCAATTCTCGATGCTGAGCCGTCTCTCGGACAAGGGGTAAGTGGAGCTTTGAAATTAGCAATGAGCAAAGGTTACTTGCAAAAGGAGGATAGTAATCGACCTTCAGCGTCACGATTTGCACATTTGCAAGCTCAGAATTACTCGATAGAAGATAAAACATACGG AGATGATGACAAATTCGGCAGAAGAGATCGCTTTAATGGACCGACATCTGATTTCAAGGAGAAGGATGGTTTCAAACCAAACGTTAAACTTGAATATATTGATGACGACGGGCACGTCTTAAGCGCTAAGGAAGCTTTTCGATATCTATCACATAAATTTCATGGAAAAGGACCAGGAAAAAACAAG gTGGAGAAGAGGATGAAGAAAGCTGAGCAAGAAGTTTTAATGAAGCGAATGTCTTCGACAGATACACCTTTAGGTACACTAAACTTGCTGCAAGCTAAACAAAAGGAAACTCAATCACCGTATATAGTGCTTAGCGGCAGTAAACAGATGCAAAC GACTAGCATAGCAAAAACAAAACATTAA
- the LOC105669405 gene encoding U4/U6.U5 tri-snRNP-associated protein 1 isoform X2 gives MGSNKRHKTEKSRDAKKKRHRSRSRSYTPDREKSEKHRHHKKHRRKERKDYDSDVEIVNAPPPPKISKSSHPSTPPPPEISKQRSPSPAKGGASQASLSIEETNKLRAKLGLKPLEIDNTPKEDPNKIKDDLGEFYHKPAPNNSDKVKAQKLREKIGTQKEKRQIESNLSKMKSLGECDSDDDTQSWINKSRHLEEEKKKAEKRAKMLDQLDEEFGIGNLVKEEIHTARNTAYTEKDLKGLKVEHNIETFEEGKTVILTLKDQEVLNENNADLLVNMNMIDNERYKRSVLNKTKKPTYDPYADENFDEYGFSKNKILEKYDEEIEGEKRDNFVLGVNNPVELKRRQVETVKQRLANKKLESLQIAEPKLASEYYNEEELAKFKKPKKKIRKIRTKKVLKADDLVPVENDYLRDLGSRRRKKPEDSKDNESLDIDDLEAPAEDLTGIKLEEDDKELELQLALKKAQRLKEGYPAGIQKTVETIKQETLSSEENQAGNIVLNSTAEFCRTLGDIPTYGLAGNREENGQELMDFELDEIKDEPPANEDEDNGRGAWNTVHLDENTSEPVVMEAAILDAEPSLGQGVSGALKLAMSKGYLQKEDSNRPSASRFAHLQAQNYSIEDKTYGDDDKFGRRDRFNGPTSDFKEKDGFKPNVKLEYIDDDGHVLSAKEAFRYLSHKFHGKGPGKNKVEKRMKKAEQEVLMKRMSSTDTPLGTLNLLQAKQKETQSPYIVLSGSKQMQTTSIAKTKH, from the exons ATGGGTTCTAACAAACGGCACAAAACCGAAAAATCTCGCGATGCTAAGAAGAAGCGTCATCGCAGTCGTTCCCGAAGTTATACACCTGATCGTGAGAAATCTGAGAAGCATAGACATCACAAAAAGCACAGGAGGAAAGAGCGCAAGGATTATGACAGCGATG ttgaGATTGTTAATGCTCCACCACCaccaaaaatatcaaaatcatCACACCCATCGACGCCTCCACCACCAGAAATTTCCAAACAACGCAGCCCATCTCCTGCTAAAGGTGGAGCATCACAAGCTTCATTATCCATTGAGGAAACCAATAAGCTTCGTGCAAAATTAGGATTAAAGCCGTTAGAGATTGATAATACACCAAAAGAAGatccaaataaaatcaaagatGATTTGGGAGAGTTTTACCATAAACCTGCACCAAATAACAGTGATAAAGTAAAGGCACAGAAGCTAAGAGAAAAGATAGGTACTCAAAAGGAGAAACGACAAATTGagtcaaatttatcaaagatgAAGAGTTTGGGTGAATGTGATTCTGATGACGATACTCAATCATGGATCAACAAATCTAGACACttggaagaagagaaaaagaaagcagaGAAGAGA gcAAAGATGTTAGATCAGTTGGATGAAGAATTTGGAATTGGTAATTTGGTCAAGGAAGAAATACATACTGCTCGTAATACTGCTTATACAGAGAAGGATTTGAAAGGCCTTAAAGTTGAACACAATATT gAAACGTTTGAGGAAGGTAAAACTGTAATCTTAACATTGAAAGATCAAGAagtattaaatgaaaataatgctGATTTACTCGTGAATATGAATATGATTGATAATGAGCGTTACAAACGTAGTGTTTTGAATAAGACTAAGAAACCTACTTACGATCCATATGctgatgaaaattttgatgaatatggattttccaaaaataaaattttggaaaagtaTGATGAGGAAATTGAGGGTGAAAAAAGGGACAATTTTGTATTGGGTGTTAATAATCCAGTAGAATTGAAACGACGTCAAGTAGAAACAGTGAAACAGCGcttagcaaataaaaaactagAATCGCTACAGATTGCAGAACCAAAACTAGCAAGTGAATATTACAACGAAGAAGAACTTGCAAAGTTTAAAAAACCAAAGAAGAAG attcgaaaaattagAACGAAAAAAGTACTCAAGGCCGATGATTTAGTTCCTGTCGAAAATGATTATCTTAGAGATCTTGGAAGTAGGAGAAGGAAAAAACCAGAAGACTCGAAGGATAATGAGTCTTTAGATATCGACGATTTGGAGG CTCCTGCAGAAGATCTTACTGGAATAAAGCTTGAAGAAGATGATAAAGAATTGGAGCTACAGTTGGCTTTAAAGAAAGCTCAGCGATTGAAAGAAGGATATCCAGCTGGAATTCAGAAAACTGTTGAAACAATAAAGCAAGAAACTCTTAGCTCAGAGGAGAACCAAGCTGGAAACATTGTTCTTAATTCTACTGCAGAATTTTGTAGAACTTTAGGTGATATACCCACATACGGACTTGCAGGAAATAGAGAGGAAAATGGACAAGAACTTATG gaTTTCGAATTGGATGAAATTAAAGATGAGCCACCTGCAAATGAGGATGAGGATAATGGTCGTGGTGCTTGGAACACTGTGCATTTAG aTGAGAACACTTCAGAACCAGTCGTAATGGAGGCGGCAATTCTCGATGCTGAGCCGTCTCTCGGACAAGGGGTAAGTGGAGCTTTGAAATTAGCAATGAGCAAAGGTTACTTGCAAAAGGAGGATAGTAATCGACCTTCAGCGTCACGATTTGCACATTTGCAAGCTCAGAATTACTCGATAGAAGATAAAACATACGG AGATGATGACAAATTCGGCAGAAGAGATCGCTTTAATGGACCGACATCTGATTTCAAGGAGAAGGATGGTTTCAAACCAAACGTTAAACTTGAATATATTGATGACGACGGGCACGTCTTAAGCGCTAAGGAAGCTTTTCGATATCTATCACATAAATTTCATGGAAAAGGACCAGGAAAAAACAAG gTGGAGAAGAGGATGAAGAAAGCTGAGCAAGAAGTTTTAATGAAGCGAATGTCTTCGACAGATACACCTTTAGGTACACTAAACTTGCTGCAAGCTAAACAAAAGGAAACTCAATCACCGTATATAGTGCTTAGCGGCAGTAAACAGATGCAAAC GACTAGCATAGCAAAAACAAAACATTAA